In Flavobacteriales bacterium, one genomic interval encodes:
- a CDS encoding response regulator transcription factor, whose translation MSAENKTVHILVGDPLELIADGLRARLAEFPQFQVVGFANNGKDVLSFIKNNQVDLVLLEVSLPVLDGIDTMRAIKKSHPGIKVIAHSQLTEVEYINSMLIEGALGYLTKDGTKEELMLAIRAVMNNEQFVCDAAKESKEKGYSFTEKNPDGEYIGLTAREREVIKMIALERTNGEIAAALFISEDTVKTHRKHLMLKLNVRSAAGIVKYAMDRRWV comes from the coding sequence ATGTCCGCAGAAAACAAGACCGTACACATCCTGGTAGGAGACCCGTTGGAGCTTATAGCCGATGGACTTCGCGCACGATTAGCTGAGTTCCCTCAGTTCCAAGTGGTCGGTTTCGCCAACAATGGAAAGGACGTCCTTTCGTTCATCAAGAATAACCAAGTAGACCTTGTTCTGCTGGAGGTTTCGCTTCCGGTCTTGGATGGCATCGACACCATGCGTGCCATCAAGAAAAGTCATCCCGGGATCAAGGTAATTGCGCATTCTCAGCTCACTGAGGTCGAGTACATCAATAGTATGCTCATTGAAGGTGCGTTGGGTTATTTGACCAAGGATGGGACCAAGGAGGAACTGATGTTGGCCATAAGGGCCGTGATGAACAACGAGCAATTCGTCTGCGATGCCGCCAAGGAAAGCAAGGAGAAGGGCTACTCCTTTACGGAGAAGAACCCGGATGGGGAGTATATAGGCCTTACCGCTCGTGAGCGGGAGGTCATTAAGATGATCGCTTTGGAACGGACCAATGGCGAGATCGCGGCTGCACTCTTCATCAGCGAGGATACCGTAAAGACGCACCGCAAGCACTTGATGCTGAAACTGAACGTACGCAGTGCAGCAGGCATCGTGAAGTATGCGATGGACCGCCGGTGGGTGTGA
- a CDS encoding PHB depolymerase family esterase, producing MRAEQRSLSSVIRCSASMGKLFLLCSMLLRMSYLFGQETFEVKEFGPDPGNLRMIVHLPENVGSDVKRLPMVVALHGCTQNAEELLEMTGWDKLADLREFILVCPEQRGSNNMMQCFDWFRAKDAVGEQGELASIMSMMEHAKQTWPIDTGRVFIYGVSAGAAMAVNAMVGHPATFRAGATIAGGPFLGDVGLLTAARSLGDPPDRTPQEWRAIISEVYPDAIGPWPRLIVMHGTNDKVVDQRASLELIDQWVGLNGLDAEADRIEVEMDGHLGISQLKYNDDAGRAVVTSFVFDGVGHAIVIDAGEGPCQGGITGKRSVDLDFHSTCVIADLFGL from the coding sequence ATGCGAGCTGAACAACGGAGCTTGAGCAGTGTGATACGTTGCAGCGCTTCCATGGGTAAGCTCTTCCTGCTATGTAGTATGCTGCTCCGGATGAGTTACTTGTTCGGGCAAGAAACATTCGAGGTCAAGGAATTTGGTCCTGATCCCGGAAACCTTCGGATGATCGTTCATCTACCTGAGAATGTGGGGTCGGACGTAAAGCGTTTGCCGATGGTCGTGGCTTTGCATGGTTGTACACAGAACGCCGAGGAACTTTTGGAAATGACCGGTTGGGACAAGCTCGCGGACCTGCGGGAATTCATACTGGTATGCCCGGAACAGCGCGGTTCGAATAATATGATGCAATGCTTTGATTGGTTCCGTGCCAAAGATGCCGTAGGTGAGCAAGGCGAATTGGCATCGATCATGAGCATGATGGAACATGCCAAGCAAACGTGGCCGATCGACACGGGGCGTGTGTTCATCTACGGTGTTTCTGCAGGAGCTGCAATGGCTGTGAATGCAATGGTCGGGCATCCGGCAACGTTCCGAGCGGGTGCAACAATTGCCGGTGGTCCATTCTTGGGTGATGTGGGTTTGCTCACCGCGGCGCGATCACTAGGCGACCCACCGGACCGAACACCGCAGGAATGGCGCGCAATTATTTCCGAGGTATATCCGGACGCGATCGGCCCTTGGCCACGATTGATCGTGATGCACGGAACCAACGACAAGGTCGTAGATCAACGCGCTTCATTGGAGTTGATCGATCAATGGGTAGGCCTGAATGGGTTGGATGCAGAAGCCGATCGGATCGAGGTCGAAATGGACGGCCACTTGGGCATATCGCAATTGAAATACAACGACGATGCTGGACGAGCAGTTGTAACGAGTTTTGTCTTCGACGGAGTGGGACACGCGATCGTGATCGATGCGGGTGAAGGTCCTTGCCAAGGCGGAATTACGGGAAAACGTTCAGTTGATCTTGACTTCCATAGCACGTGTGTGATCGCCGATCTATTCGGTTTGTGA
- a CDS encoding VCBS repeat-containing protein, translated as MTNNGLINYTSLFCVALVWMSCGTPSSPDPIENSAQEAAAPSPMLVILDAERTGINFVNRVIEDDSANYLNYRYIYNSGGVATGDLDNDGLPEIVCVSNRNGGAIYKNNGDLKFSDVTKTAGFNLVGLWATGVCMMDANADGLLDIYVCGSGPGYWPVKYRRNRLYINKGALKFVDEAAERGVADEGHHTAASFADLDGDGDLDVFILAHRVDFKNLNNAITDPRFLPVADQSDRLYLNDGTGHFAEHSATAGTASRNWGLGVAIGDINGDGRNDIYTSCDYYSPNKLMINNGTRDGIPRFSDRALEFLRHTSYFAMGVDRGDLNNDGVADMMELDMAIGDHKLSKENMAGMKPDQFRNMVKNGMNHQYMVNTLHLGLGNGHFAEIAQAAWVDKTDWSWCPLIVDLDNDGWKDLYVTNGIPRDIGNVDFNIKANAITEESGGRPNFKQILDLAPSHYKETSVFRNKGDLTFEKAMDPWNFHHSNAATGASYADLDGDGDLDIVSADVNDKCKVIENRARQLGNDHFIQILLKGEDLNPNAIGTTVTIKNAKGIQTFELWLGRGYQSSVEPIVHFGLGDGSVDELMIDWYDGTRTIISSPTVDQRMTVDMKAAARAARPKEDQRSFYVDRSSNLSGVTAHKENAFDDFLKEPLLPQQQSQHGPGAAVADVNGDDLDDMIITSETGSATTLYLQSASGKFTKAGSQPWSSYKNSEFIGAHFFDADGDGDPDIYLAAGSTEFPKGAKEYRDRLFLNNGKGNFIEAPNALPESYNSTSCVVSEDLDTDGDLDLFVGGRNVPGFYPFSPQCQILLNENGRFIDATANWLQQGNELGMITAAQFADLDGDKKNELIVAAEWMPLRILKNTGSSFKDATANMIDTTMSGWWQGLRVEDIDGDGDLDILAGNLGMNNKFHPSHERPLKVYSGDLDGTGTNDIVLAKTGNSGELPVRGRECSSQQCPVILQKFPSYKSFAEADLQKIYGADKLANALQLSVTEFKSMVLLNDGQGKFTATALPNHAQLFPIRDFILQDVNGDGKKDIICGGNMYGAEVETVRYDAGVGLLLYGDGKGGFKPAPVAESGIFSPYDTRHVMPIRIGTSKTPGILFVNNSGPAQLFMPSGNAISGVAALR; from the coding sequence ATGACAAATAACGGTTTGATCAACTACACGTCGCTTTTTTGTGTTGCATTGGTCTGGATGTCCTGTGGAACTCCATCAAGTCCTGACCCGATCGAGAACAGTGCGCAAGAGGCTGCAGCGCCATCGCCAATGTTGGTCATCTTGGACGCTGAACGTACGGGCATCAATTTTGTGAACCGTGTCATTGAGGACGATAGCGCGAACTACCTCAACTACCGCTACATCTACAATAGTGGCGGTGTTGCCACCGGTGATCTTGACAATGACGGACTACCGGAGATCGTATGCGTGAGCAACCGGAACGGCGGTGCGATCTACAAGAACAATGGGGACCTGAAGTTCAGTGATGTAACGAAGACCGCGGGATTCAATTTGGTAGGGCTTTGGGCGACCGGTGTGTGCATGATGGATGCGAATGCCGATGGATTGCTGGACATTTACGTCTGCGGTTCCGGTCCGGGATACTGGCCCGTGAAATACCGGCGCAACCGGTTGTACATCAACAAAGGAGCTCTGAAATTCGTGGACGAAGCCGCGGAGAGAGGTGTAGCGGATGAAGGGCACCATACCGCAGCCAGTTTCGCCGACCTGGATGGTGATGGTGATCTTGACGTTTTCATTCTCGCACATCGCGTGGACTTCAAGAATTTGAACAATGCCATCACCGATCCACGGTTCCTGCCTGTTGCGGACCAATCCGATCGCCTTTACCTGAACGATGGAACCGGACATTTCGCCGAGCATTCCGCGACCGCTGGAACGGCGAGCCGCAATTGGGGCCTCGGCGTTGCGATCGGTGATATCAACGGCGATGGACGCAACGATATCTACACCAGCTGCGATTACTACTCGCCCAACAAATTGATGATCAATAACGGAACACGGGATGGCATACCACGCTTCTCGGATCGTGCATTGGAGTTCCTAAGGCACACCTCATATTTCGCCATGGGCGTGGATCGAGGGGATCTGAACAACGACGGTGTTGCGGATATGATGGAACTGGACATGGCCATTGGAGACCATAAACTGAGCAAGGAGAATATGGCCGGCATGAAACCCGATCAATTCCGGAACATGGTGAAGAACGGTATGAACCATCAATACATGGTGAACACGCTACACCTTGGCCTGGGCAATGGCCATTTTGCAGAGATCGCGCAGGCCGCATGGGTGGACAAGACAGACTGGAGCTGGTGCCCACTCATTGTGGATCTGGACAATGATGGTTGGAAGGACCTTTACGTTACCAATGGCATTCCGCGCGATATCGGAAATGTTGATTTCAACATCAAGGCGAATGCAATAACGGAAGAAAGTGGCGGACGGCCAAACTTCAAACAGATCCTTGATCTTGCCCCAAGCCACTACAAAGAGACCAGCGTTTTCCGGAACAAAGGAGACCTCACCTTCGAAAAGGCCATGGACCCGTGGAACTTTCACCACAGTAATGCCGCGACCGGAGCATCGTATGCGGATCTGGATGGCGATGGCGATCTGGATATTGTTTCTGCCGATGTGAACGACAAATGCAAGGTCATCGAGAACCGTGCGCGACAACTTGGAAACGATCACTTCATCCAAATTCTCCTGAAAGGTGAAGACCTGAATCCCAATGCGATCGGAACCACCGTGACCATTAAGAACGCGAAGGGTATCCAAACGTTTGAGCTTTGGCTTGGCCGGGGTTATCAGAGCAGTGTGGAACCGATCGTCCATTTTGGTTTGGGCGATGGCTCCGTGGATGAGCTGATGATCGATTGGTACGATGGAACACGCACGATCATTTCATCCCCAACGGTCGATCAGCGCATGACAGTGGACATGAAGGCGGCTGCTCGTGCGGCACGGCCAAAAGAAGATCAGCGATCATTCTATGTGGATCGTTCCTCGAATTTGAGCGGGGTAACTGCTCATAAAGAAAACGCGTTCGATGACTTTCTCAAGGAACCTTTATTACCCCAACAACAAAGCCAACACGGGCCCGGGGCTGCTGTAGCCGATGTGAATGGCGATGACCTTGATGATATGATCATTACCAGCGAAACAGGAAGCGCAACTACGTTGTACCTGCAGAGCGCATCTGGAAAATTCACGAAAGCAGGATCGCAACCGTGGAGCTCTTACAAGAACTCTGAATTCATTGGCGCACATTTCTTCGATGCGGACGGCGATGGTGATCCGGACATTTACCTAGCTGCCGGGAGTACGGAGTTTCCAAAGGGTGCGAAGGAGTATCGCGACCGGTTGTTCTTGAACAATGGCAAAGGGAATTTCATCGAAGCACCTAATGCACTTCCGGAAAGCTATAACAGCACCAGTTGCGTGGTCTCCGAGGATCTGGATACCGATGGCGATCTGGACCTATTCGTAGGCGGTCGGAATGTGCCCGGTTTTTATCCGTTTTCACCGCAATGCCAGATCCTCCTGAACGAGAATGGCCGATTCATTGATGCAACTGCGAATTGGTTGCAACAGGGAAACGAACTGGGAATGATCACCGCGGCGCAGTTCGCGGATCTCGATGGCGACAAGAAGAACGAGTTGATCGTTGCCGCAGAATGGATGCCCTTGCGCATTCTGAAGAATACTGGCAGCTCGTTTAAAGATGCTACAGCGAACATGATAGACACGACCATGTCCGGCTGGTGGCAAGGCCTTCGTGTGGAGGACATTGATGGTGATGGTGACCTGGATATACTCGCTGGCAATCTTGGAATGAACAACAAGTTCCACCCATCCCACGAACGACCACTGAAGGTCTATTCCGGCGATCTGGATGGAACCGGCACCAACGATATTGTTCTTGCCAAGACGGGAAATAGTGGTGAACTCCCGGTGCGTGGGCGCGAATGTTCTTCGCAGCAATGCCCGGTGATCCTGCAGAAGTTCCCGAGCTACAAGTCCTTTGCTGAAGCAGATCTGCAGAAGATCTACGGAGCAGATAAATTGGCGAACGCACTGCAACTTTCCGTTACGGAATTCAAGAGCATGGTGCTTCTTAACGATGGACAAGGCAAATTCACTGCAACCGCATTACCGAACCATGCGCAGCTCTTTCCGATCCGCGACTTTATCCTTCAGGATGTGAATGGCGATGGTAAGAAAGACATCATCTGCGGTGGGAACATGTACGGTGCCGAAGTTGAGACCGTGCGGTATGATGCCGGTGTGGGACTTCTTCTTTACGGCGACGGCAAAGGTGGATTCAAACCTGCACCTGTTGCTGAAAGCGGGATCTTTTCACCTTACGATACACGCCACGTAATGCCCATACGCATCGGAACATCCAAAACACCCGGCATCCTGTTCGTGAATAACAGTGGACCAGCACAGCTTTTCATGCCTAGCGGAAATGCGATAAGTGGTGTTGCTGCTTTGCGTTGA
- a CDS encoding nucleoid-associated protein encodes MIIGKEASVGSFILHRVGATVEGSVLAEQDEEMMREEDQEFLRKLFLKPFATAIHTSEFTHAVGLEYNVLHRLCRSIQEEGEFVERSRDIAKHLIDSSQHHNIKSGDLFIARFSDVELGLRHYQAIGIYKYDSKEVFMETKVRGKSIELDLRKGLGSAKPNKACLVVFTEEAPTLFVLDDNDHTTYWQNDFIGLKAKKDNVNSTSNMLELTKSFITDQLPQNYEIAKADQIDLLNRSVNYFKSNTEYDQEVFEQTVFQEPKVIESFKRFGDEFKQTHDLEMDPRFEISAQAVKKQARIFKSVLKLDKNFHIYIHGDRNKIERGTDESGRKFYKIYFEEEK; translated from the coding sequence ATGATCATTGGAAAAGAGGCGAGTGTAGGTTCATTCATTCTACATCGCGTTGGGGCGACAGTAGAAGGGAGCGTGTTGGCGGAACAGGATGAGGAAATGATGCGGGAGGAGGATCAGGAATTCCTGCGCAAACTGTTCTTGAAACCATTCGCAACGGCGATACACACTTCGGAATTCACGCATGCTGTTGGGTTGGAATACAACGTGCTACATCGGTTGTGCAGGTCGATCCAAGAAGAAGGTGAGTTCGTGGAACGGTCACGGGACATTGCAAAGCACTTGATCGATAGCAGTCAGCACCACAACATAAAGTCGGGAGATCTGTTCATTGCACGATTCAGCGATGTTGAACTTGGCCTAAGGCATTACCAAGCCATTGGGATCTACAAGTACGACAGCAAAGAGGTATTCATGGAGACGAAGGTCCGAGGCAAGTCGATCGAGCTGGATCTGCGCAAAGGCTTAGGTAGCGCCAAACCGAACAAAGCCTGTTTAGTGGTGTTCACTGAAGAGGCGCCAACGCTGTTCGTGCTCGATGACAACGACCACACAACCTATTGGCAGAATGATTTCATTGGTTTGAAGGCCAAGAAGGACAATGTGAACAGCACCAGCAATATGTTGGAACTCACGAAGAGTTTCATCACGGACCAATTGCCGCAGAACTATGAGATCGCCAAGGCGGATCAGATCGATCTGTTGAACCGTTCGGTGAATTATTTCAAGAGCAATACGGAGTACGATCAAGAAGTGTTCGAGCAAACGGTATTCCAAGAGCCGAAGGTCATCGAATCATTCAAACGGTTCGGGGATGAGTTCAAGCAAACGCACGATCTGGAAATGGATCCGCGATTCGAGATCTCAGCGCAAGCCGTAAAAAAGCAAGCGCGCATCTTCAAGAGCGTGTTGAAATTGGATAAGAACTTTCACATCTACATCCATGGAGATCGGAACAAGATCGAGCGTGGCACCGATGAAAGCGGTCGGAAATTCTACAAGATCTATTTCGAAGAAGAAAAGTGA
- a CDS encoding T9SS type A sorting domain-containing protein — protein MRKLLSLATFLFFVAALNAQNWCPPGAAWIYDTGNPWVDSKTYIKYLGDTVIEGYVSQRFDMTVLTTEIMGNDTLINTHRPEFFTTTDGDVVWEYNGTTWDTLYWFSALPGDRWTPFWPYGQDCPDSYWLVTDTSTTVVDGFPLRTLSLIGTDGDFEFNSGETIMERIGGNIGGEHFPGHASCSIIYECYCDRICYSDQDIVPPNGSCALTLNVHETLLPTTDLTVMPQPANTHVQISSTKAKPLKQLLVYDASGKIVLNETISNADRYILAVEQLPEGYYVLRATDVTGAVSAVPLVIAR, from the coding sequence ATGAGAAAGCTACTTTCCCTCGCTACCTTCTTGTTTTTTGTTGCAGCACTGAATGCACAGAACTGGTGCCCGCCTGGAGCAGCGTGGATCTATGATACCGGTAATCCATGGGTCGATTCGAAGACGTACATTAAATACTTGGGTGACACGGTCATTGAGGGGTATGTATCGCAACGGTTTGATATGACTGTTCTGACAACTGAGATAATGGGTAACGATACGCTCATCAACACACACCGACCAGAATTCTTTACGACCACGGACGGTGATGTGGTTTGGGAATACAACGGAACGACTTGGGATACACTCTATTGGTTCAGCGCCCTCCCCGGTGATCGATGGACTCCTTTCTGGCCATACGGGCAAGACTGTCCCGATTCCTATTGGTTGGTGACGGACACCTCTACTACTGTTGTTGATGGATTTCCGTTACGCACGTTGAGCTTGATCGGAACCGATGGAGATTTCGAATTCAATTCAGGAGAAACGATCATGGAGCGGATCGGTGGAAATATTGGCGGAGAACACTTTCCCGGTCATGCGTCATGTTCTATTATTTACGAATGCTATTGTGACCGCATCTGCTATTCAGATCAGGATATTGTTCCACCGAACGGCAGTTGCGCACTAACGCTGAACGTCCATGAAACGTTATTGCCCACTACCGACCTCACGGTAATGCCGCAACCGGCCAACACCCACGTGCAGATCTCTTCAACCAAAGCCAAGCCACTAAAGCAACTACTGGTTTATGATGCAAGTGGCAAGATCGTACTGAATGAAACCATCAGCAACGCTGATCGCTACATACTAGCGGTGGAGCAACTACCTGAGGGCTATTATGTGTTGCGTGCAACAGATGTAACAGGTGCGGTGAGCGCGGTTCCGTTGGTGATCGCACGGTAA
- a CDS encoding MBOAT family protein, with product MLFNSIDFALFLPIVFLLYWWVGGNSQRRRNVIVLVASYVFYGWWDWRFLGLIAFSTLLDYSLGVALGNTDDERKRKYLLWTSIAINLGFLGFFKYYNFFADSFADAFTLFGSEFTTSRLNIILPVGISFYTFQTLSYTIDVYKRQLEPSRQPIAFAAYVSFFPQLVAGPIERAVNLLPQFSTLRKFDRSMAYDGVRQMLWGLFKKVVVADNCAEIVNPIFAAHHMHDGSTLFMAAILFAFQIYGDFSGYSDIAIGSARLFGFDLMRNFAYPYFSRDIAEFWRRWHISLSTWFRDYVYIPLGGSRLGKALNVRNVLIIFVVSGFWHGANWTFVFWGLINGLLFLPLLLLGKNRAMTNTVAEGRMLPTALELWQMVSTFAITCFAWIFFRAASMQQAYDVLGSIASRTLFNAPAIASKRMLAFAVLGIMVTLALEWISREKQYGLQLDHVRSRPVRYALYYGVIAVIMLGAPLSGGEFIYFQF from the coding sequence ATGCTGTTCAATTCGATCGACTTCGCGCTCTTCCTGCCTATCGTCTTCCTCCTGTATTGGTGGGTAGGCGGTAACAGCCAGCGCCGCCGGAACGTGATCGTGTTGGTGGCCAGCTATGTTTTCTATGGGTGGTGGGATTGGCGCTTTCTGGGGTTGATCGCCTTCAGCACCTTGCTGGATTACAGCCTTGGTGTGGCCCTTGGCAATACCGATGATGAACGAAAGCGCAAGTACCTCCTCTGGACCAGCATAGCCATTAACCTCGGCTTTCTAGGATTCTTCAAGTACTACAATTTCTTTGCTGACAGCTTCGCCGATGCATTCACCTTGTTCGGTTCGGAGTTCACCACATCCCGGTTGAACATCATTCTACCGGTCGGTATAAGCTTCTACACCTTCCAGACGTTGAGTTACACGATCGATGTGTACAAACGGCAATTGGAACCCTCGCGCCAACCGATCGCCTTTGCTGCATATGTCAGCTTCTTCCCACAACTGGTTGCCGGGCCCATTGAGCGGGCCGTTAACCTCTTACCGCAATTCAGCACCTTGCGTAAGTTCGATAGATCCATGGCGTATGATGGGGTCCGCCAAATGCTCTGGGGGCTGTTCAAGAAAGTTGTTGTGGCCGATAATTGTGCGGAGATCGTGAATCCCATTTTCGCGGCCCACCATATGCATGATGGAAGCACCCTGTTCATGGCCGCGATCCTCTTCGCATTCCAGATCTATGGTGATTTCAGCGGGTATAGCGATATCGCCATCGGCAGTGCACGCCTTTTCGGTTTCGATCTGATGCGCAACTTCGCCTACCCTTACTTCAGTCGGGATATTGCGGAATTCTGGCGGCGGTGGCACATCAGCCTTAGCACATGGTTCCGCGACTACGTGTACATTCCACTTGGCGGCAGCCGTTTGGGCAAAGCATTGAACGTGCGCAACGTGCTGATCATATTCGTGGTGAGCGGTTTCTGGCACGGTGCAAACTGGACATTCGTTTTCTGGGGCCTGATCAACGGGCTGCTCTTCTTACCACTCCTTCTGCTCGGCAAGAACCGCGCGATGACGAATACAGTCGCCGAGGGAAGAATGTTACCCACGGCACTTGAGCTTTGGCAGATGGTCTCCACGTTCGCCATTACGTGTTTCGCGTGGATCTTTTTCCGTGCCGCAAGCATGCAGCAAGCCTACGATGTGCTAGGCTCCATCGCTTCCCGCACCCTGTTCAACGCTCCGGCCATCGCGAGTAAACGCATGCTGGCGTTCGCTGTGTTGGGTATCATGGTCACACTTGCGTTGGAGTGGATCTCCAGGGAAAAACAGTATGGCCTACAGCTGGATCACGTGCGTTCAAGACCAGTTCGGTATGCCCTCTATTATGGCGTTATTGCAGTGATCATGCTCGGCGCTCCACTTTCCGGCGGTGAATTCATTTATTTCCAGTTCTAG
- a CDS encoding YdcF family protein, with amino-acid sequence MRNTFIPLVVFSVLFLSGCTISNPLKYYNKALAKQPFDAVIVPGTPFLNGKWDRITQGRMLWAKHLYDSGVTKNIICSGSDVYSPYKEGEIMRLYAVKMGIPESHVFAETQAEHSTENVFYGYKLARSKGFEKVALASDIFQTKLLKRFVRKMHRRLDAEITVIPMLEDTIAAMDQSTPAIDPSSAYESDFVSIVERESKWKRFMGTLGKHVEWKE; translated from the coding sequence ATGCGTAACACATTCATTCCACTTGTCGTATTTTCAGTTCTGTTCCTTTCGGGATGTACCATATCGAACCCCTTGAAATATTACAACAAGGCTTTAGCGAAACAACCTTTTGATGCTGTGATCGTTCCAGGAACACCCTTCTTGAACGGTAAATGGGATAGGATCACGCAAGGACGCATGTTGTGGGCGAAACACCTTTATGATAGCGGCGTTACCAAGAACATCATCTGTTCCGGATCTGATGTTTACAGTCCGTATAAAGAAGGGGAGATCATGCGCTTGTACGCAGTGAAAATGGGCATTCCGGAAAGCCATGTCTTCGCAGAGACACAAGCGGAGCACAGCACTGAAAATGTGTTCTACGGTTACAAGTTGGCCCGCTCAAAAGGCTTCGAAAAGGTAGCCTTGGCTTCGGATATTTTCCAGACCAAACTGCTTAAACGGTTCGTGCGCAAAATGCACCGAAGACTTGACGCGGAGATCACCGTGATCCCAATGTTGGAAGACACCATTGCTGCCATGGACCAAAGCACTCCGGCCATTGACCCAAGTTCTGCGTACGAGTCCGATTTCGTTTCGATCGTGGAACGTGAATCAAAATGGAAACGCTTCATGGGGACGTTGGGCAAGCACGTTGAGTGGAAGGAGTGA